Below is a genomic region from Rhododendron vialii isolate Sample 1 chromosome 5a, ASM3025357v1.
atgtatatttttgcaCTTATCAATTTCATAGTAGTATTAAACTACTCCATTAAAAGAGCATTTCAATCCAATCTCTCTTTTCACCTCTCTTTTTCTAGAGCATCAATATCAGGCTCATTAAAATTTGAGTTAAATTAATCTCATATTCGGGCTCTTTATTCTCACTCTCTATTCAATTAAATATTGATACTTTtgtatttcctttttttatccCCTTGTTTCTCTTGCCCTAATTGTcagaaaaattaagtgtttcaattttcaatctgtttgaacggatgtgaagatcttattttttgatcattttattttaaagggttataattaatttttagcttcAGGGCTCTCACATGAGATCCTAAAAGAACCAGAGAACTAAAATACAAAGCATACACTTACTTATAAGAGCCCTAGAGAtgaatattaattatgattctttagaataaaatgatcaaaagataaaattttctCATAGGTTCAAacgattgaaaattggagcacttaaaatcatattttcacactagttcaaacggattgaaaattagagcatctaatttttttgaaattgtttatatactaaaaaatatgattaatgtcaaagagagaggaaaactAACTTTATAATAATATAGAGTAAGTAAAATAGAGAATATTGATATAATATTAAAAGAGATATGGATAGAAAAATCTAATTTATGTACTGTTCGTTAACAATTTTCGCTTTGTGCCTTTGTAGAAACGGATTAGGCAAGGTAAACCgcccagaaaaagaaaaccaagcagtccaaagaaagagagaaagggtaAAAATGTCAAATAAATAATTACAGAGCAACATTGAGCGAATATAATTCTGACAGGGGTAAAAAGCTGCTCAATGTGGTACATGAATGGACATAAAGTATTATAATATTACTCTACTTACGAGGTTAAGGGGTGTAACAATGCACTAGGGGTGAGTATGGTCCGAATTGGTTTGATTTTATAataaaccaataaccaaattaatatatacggattatgaatttgaaaaaccaaaccaacccacaaaaaatagagaaccaaactaatccaaaccattaaaatatagTTCGATTTCGATTTTAAACTACGATTTGCTTTGAACTATGctatcatcttcaaaaaatatttaaagtacttaaaattagtaagataaattcaaaaaaacttttattaaaaccaattccatacaaattaccaaaaatacactaacatcaaccaactaattaattattacGGTGAATTTATAgaattttagtttaaattatctTGGCATAGaaggaaaactaaatattgtTGCGGTGGATTTAATACGAACAATAAATTATAAAAGTTGTTGACTAAGGCTCCcttatttatttggtgaatcataattaaattatatatataactcaaaatatatatatatatatatatatatatgtattgtacggttcggatcggtttggaatCATAACCGTGAACGTGAATCCACAAACTAAGCCATATAacgcggtttctaatttttttaaatcatgacCCAACCATActattaaaaaaccaaacaaaactttTTGATTTGGATTGAATTCGCAGTTTGACGGATTTTTTCTCATGCAACCATTAGCAGGACCGATTTAGTTTTTCTACCTCTTTTGCCCGTCTGATCCTCGGCCGCCGCGCCTTCTCTGAGACCAAAACCCTAGGCCTCCTTATCCTCTCCAGCGTCGTCGTGGTCTTCCTCACCAGCGTCCGATCCATACTGAGCTCCGCTCTCATGGTCGGAATCACTATAATTTGCACTCACGGTGCTTTTAGGGCCCCCCAGGACCGGTTTCTCGACCAGCCGGAAGGTGCTCCTGCTGCCGACTTCCACCACCTCTCTCCGTAACCATGTTTGCGGCTACGCAACTGACTCCAAATACATCTGTCACATTACTTAATTGATCAAGGGCAGGATTGCACTCCGTCGACTAGTCCTCACTTGCTGAATTCTCCTCATTGGTCTCTTAGTTCAGTAGTTCTGATGTATGGGGCTTGAATCCATTTGCTAGATATAGCCAGCCAGGAAGAGAGAAGTTTGTAGGCATGGTTGAGTCTGAAATGGACTTGTTGAATTTCCAATgatttctcttcctctcttgTTTGTGAAAAGGTTTACATGACATGCTCCCTCCGTCCTCTTTTATTCGTATCGTGTCATTTCGGATGTTTAATTTTTAAACAGGACATGCATGGTAACTATTATGAGTTGGAGACCTGAAGTCTTGAGCCCAAGCCCATGGAAGTGCGGTTTCAAAGCCTGGCGGCCAAACCAGACCGGTACTGGATCGACCAAAAGGGATAGTAGGCAGCATGGCTTGACGTAGGTAATGTTTAAATCCTTTTATGGGCTCCGAATGCATGACATAACATCTCATGTAGACTACTAGTCCTAAATCCTAATAACTTGTTAAAACCAAAAATTATGCCCAAAATCCTTAATCTCAACTCACTAGTGGTGTCCTACATGGTGGTTTCAATCCGAAACCACTCATGTAGACTCTGATAAGGAACTGGGCGTTATGCAGTTGAAAGATTGCAGATGAAGATACACAGACATACACTCCCATATAACTAGTCGTAACAATAGGTTCTTCCTGTGAGTTATCTTATGTCGCAATTATTTACATAGAAAGTTCTTCACTTGACACTTTGGTATGTGGAATAAAATGCTAGCTTCAATTTATACACAGCAACTACGAATACTTAACCGGACGAGGATGTTATGTGTGACCTCCAAATCTCCAATCCTCTATGGCGGAACGTAATGTATTGTTTTGAATAATCACTTTATGCTCCAGCCTAAGCTTTGTTACCGGAGATAAACTGTGTCTCGCAAGCCATGCTTTGATTGCTCTGTGCTCGTATGTAAAACCATCAGCGGCAACGTATGGATCCTCCATTACTTCCTGAATTAGCCATAACATAATACAAAGAGAAATTTAGACAATGAGATGCAGCCAAcataaggctgtgtttggattgcTTTTGTGAAGGGAAAGTATAAggcaaacaaacaagaaaattataaGTAAAATTTAGTGAAAGTTAGCTAACTAGTTTAGCATCTAACACTATAGGAGAGCCCAATTGAGAGTGCATTGGAGAAACCAAGTTATCACCTGAAGTATTGGGCAGAAAAAGTGGTTAGGTGCATGAATAATATTCCTCTGTACCCTTGAAGCAACATCTGCCATATCAGCAAGTTTCTTCAAAAGCGGCAAAACTTCAGTTTCAAGATCTGGCCTATCTCTGCACCGAAGGCTGGAGCATCTCAGGGCCATCTGTGCTAGTTCCTCAGCTTCGGTAAAAGGCCAATCTGGTATAGATATGTCCAGTATGTCAGACAGCAAACCATTGGAAAGAGCAGTTTCAAAGTTTAACAAAAGCCCATCTGGGTGTTGTGCAGCCAGCAATTGGAGGACAATGATCCCAAAAGCATATAGATCAGACTTAGGTCGGACAGTTCCGGTTCTGTGATACTCTGGATCCACATAGTGAAGAGTACCAAATACAGTGGAATCCCTATACTGTGTAATATTGTCAGGCGTAACATCTGAAACGAGTTTAGCCAATCCCACATCACCAATTTTGCTCACATAATTTCTgtccaaaaatatatttccCGGTTTTAGATCTCGATGAATAATAGGGTGTGGTTTCGAGTTGTGTAAAAATGCAAGCCCACAAGCTACTTCAAATGCTATCCGAAATCGAACAAACCAAGGAAGAGGATCCCTGCTGCTTTGATCAGAAACGAAATCTTCTAGGCTTCCGTTTTCCATATATTCAAATACTAAGCAACCAATCTCTGGACAGGCTCCAAGCAGTAAAACCATGTGTGGGTGGCGTAACTGGCTAAGAACTTCAATCTGAAAGTAATTGACAGAGGACAGCGCAAACCAGTACCACCGCAGTCAGAACAACTATAGTGATCATGGAAATATTCAACATATGATGGGCGAAAAAGTGAACAAGCCTAAGCTCAAGTGAGTTCACGAATATTTCGTGAATATTTTGGGTTAATAGGCATCTGCACATTATAAACAGTCAATTAAGAATTTCATTTGTTTCTGACCCAGCGTTGACAAAATTAGGTTAGGTGCACAATTAAACTTCTAAAAAGACTTAGATGTTAAACAAATGATCATgctaatagaaaagaaaagcctCAAGCAGGCATGTGAACTTGAATGAATAGCGAAGAAAGAAATTGAGTAAAGAAAAAACCTCTGTCAgaaattcctttttcttctccgTTGCATCAGAACAATGCAGAACTTTGACAGCTACCGGGGTTTTATCGAGTTCACATCTGTAAACTTTGCCGTATGATCCTTCACCAATCATCTTAGCCTCAGAGAAGGAATCAGTAGCTCTCTCTATGTCATTCCTTGTGTACCTTCTGTACCTTCTGTCATTTGACAAGAGTGCATCcatgattttcttcttctccaaagATTCTCTCTCAGCTATCCTTTCGgctattttcttttcataagCCTCTTTACCAAGCAATTTTTTTGCCATCTCAATCACCTCTACGGCTTCCAAATGCTTCCTTTTATCTTCTGCAGCAATTTTCTTATAAGCTCTTTCTCTTTTCAAGGCAGCATCTACTTGTCTTTCTTCTTCAAGGCATTTAGAAAAAAGATAGTGAACCTGCGCGATGGAGCATCAATAATAGTGGTCCACTTTTTAATCTACCTTGAAAACTCTCCATAAGGTAAGGAAGCAAGAAACTTAGACCCTAGTTGCTCGACTCGACTACTATCAAGGGATATCTAATCTTGCGAGGTGATTAATATCACATGTTTTGCCTTGTATAGAATGTTACATCAAACGGAGTGGATATATATTTGTACGAGACTTTCCTAATCGTTGGTTGGATATATATTTCAATCCGTTGCTGTCATCTAGACAAACATACAGGATGTAGTCTCCTTAGTggaaaacttttttaaaattgtaggtGAATAAGTTTGCGAATATAACCAAGGCCAAATGAAAGATGAATATAAAATCTAGAATCTCATTAATTACGGATATATCATGTGCAAACCTCCTTTTGGGTATGGATAAGGTCCTCACGAGCTCGATAGTACATGCCACGAGTGTTCATGAATTCTAAACGCATTTTTTCTACCTCTGCCTGCACATCCGACTGCAGAAAAATATGCATCGCAAATGTTAGCACA
It encodes:
- the LOC131325386 gene encoding U-box domain-containing protein 34-like, with protein sequence MERNMLVCGGRNLPAKTTVAVAVKGNGGGRGGNGSCRAVRWAVENLMPKADRFVLIHVVPRITSVPTLSGANIPIEQLDTHVVEMYMKDAKEEFQKIFLPFKKLCKRKKIETLVLEGDNPASVLLKYVTDSGVSSLVLGSCTSCFLTSFMVRKLEDSLVPSAVLKKAPKACSIYIVSRQRLITNSVTPLSRGENSSRQWWFTCRDLSSLRIYKLNGGHRSSTVDCGVTDTVSLVSDISRSSQGYPNHSGPFQERNHRNWGNSSREIEALVAGHYSSPVDCEVNEIASSVLDLSHFNSVRYPNHSGPLPEGNHQNSGNSTIDIEAFNERSSVASNDTKQSDVQAEVEKMRLEFMNTRGMYYRAREDLIHTQKEVHYLFSKCLEEERQVDAALKRERAYKKIAAEDKRKHLEAVEVIEMAKKLLGKEAYEKKIAERIAERESLEKKKIMDALLSNDRRYRRYTRNDIERATDSFSEAKMIGEGSYGKVYRCELDKTPVAVKVLHCSDATEKKKEFLTEIEVLSQLRHPHMVLLLGACPEIGCLVFEYMENGSLEDFVSDQSSRDPLPWFVRFRIAFEVACGLAFLHNSKPHPIIHRDLKPGNIFLDRNYVSKIGDVGLAKLVSDVTPDNITQYRDSTVFGTLHYVDPEYHRTGTVRPKSDLYAFGIIVLQLLAAQHPDGLLLNFETALSNGLLSDILDISIPDWPFTEAEELAQMALRCSSLRCRDRPDLETEVLPLLKKLADMADVASRVQRNIIHAPNHFFCPILQEVMEDPYVAADGFTYEHRAIKAWLARHSLSPVTKLRLEHKVIIQNNTLRSAIEDWRFGGHT